The Streptomyces sp. NBC_00670 genome window below encodes:
- a CDS encoding FtsK/SpoIIIE domain-containing protein, whose product MTGLAVALVLVVAAVGLLRWRRPAWYWLTFGVTLAVVRVLVRYGSVMDACGLTVPPARWRLALARAANRPVPEPRPPRILRLRPTRTGLVLRLKLRPGQDAFDIAAASDRLRHSFSMYGVTSRELRSGVVEVRMTGYDVLKRVQMPAETERRPMRVPVALREDGSVHYRDYRAIPHALTLGATESGKSVYQRNLVAGLAPMDVALVGIDCKQGVELFPLARRFSALADNPDDAAEVLDALVSRMADVYRLIRDQQRITSDVPDAEIAADIWDLPEELRPTPVVVLVDEVAELALYASKEEEKRRDRIVTALVRLAQLGRAAGIYLEICGQRFGSELGKGITMLRAQLTGRTAHRVNDESSANMAFGDISPDAVLAAIQIPAEMRGLAVSGDSSGGWHRIRAPHTSLRQAVNICNRHADRTPDLPELAPFRPALLDSGSDVAPVPLVKASSATA is encoded by the coding sequence GTGACCGGCCTTGCGGTCGCTTTGGTGCTGGTCGTCGCCGCCGTGGGTCTCCTGCGGTGGCGGCGCCCCGCCTGGTACTGGTTGACCTTCGGGGTCACGCTGGCCGTGGTGCGGGTCCTGGTCAGGTACGGCTCGGTCATGGACGCGTGCGGGCTGACCGTCCCGCCCGCCCGGTGGCGGCTCGCCCTCGCACGGGCGGCCAACCGGCCGGTGCCGGAGCCGCGTCCGCCGCGCATCCTGCGCCTGCGGCCGACCCGTACGGGTTTGGTGCTGCGGCTCAAGCTTCGACCCGGACAGGACGCCTTCGACATCGCCGCGGCCTCGGACCGGCTCCGGCATTCGTTCTCGATGTACGGCGTGACCTCGCGGGAACTGCGTTCCGGCGTCGTCGAGGTGCGGATGACCGGGTACGACGTGCTCAAGCGGGTGCAGATGCCGGCCGAGACCGAGCGGCGTCCCATGCGGGTCCCGGTCGCGCTGCGGGAGGACGGTTCGGTGCACTACCGCGACTACCGGGCGATACCCCATGCCCTCACCCTCGGCGCCACGGAGTCCGGGAAGTCCGTCTACCAGCGGAACCTGGTCGCCGGGCTCGCTCCGATGGACGTCGCCCTCGTCGGCATCGACTGCAAGCAGGGGGTGGAGCTGTTCCCGCTGGCCCGCCGGTTCTCCGCGCTGGCCGACAACCCGGATGACGCCGCCGAGGTGCTGGATGCGCTGGTATCCCGGATGGCGGACGTCTACCGACTCATCCGCGACCAACAGCGGATCACCTCCGACGTGCCCGATGCGGAGATCGCCGCCGACATCTGGGATCTGCCGGAGGAACTGCGCCCGACCCCGGTCGTTGTGCTGGTCGACGAGGTTGCCGAACTCGCCCTGTACGCAAGCAAGGAGGAGGAGAAGCGGCGGGACCGCATCGTCACCGCGCTGGTCCGTCTCGCCCAGCTCGGCCGCGCGGCCGGCATCTACCTGGAAATCTGCGGGCAGCGCTTCGGTTCCGAACTCGGCAAGGGCATCACGATGCTCCGTGCCCAGCTCACGGGCCGTACCGCCCACCGCGTCAACGACGAGTCCTCCGCGAACATGGCCTTCGGTGACATCTCGCCGGACGCCGTACTCGCCGCCATCCAGATCCCGGCCGAGATGCGGGGGCTCGCCGTCTCGGGCGACTCCTCCGGCGGGTGGCATCGCATCCGCGCCCCGCACACCTCGCTCCGCCAGGCCGTGAACATCTGCAATCGGCACGCCGACCGGACCCCGGACCTGCCCGAGCTGGCGCCGTTCCGGCCCGCGCTCCTCGACTCCGGCTCCGACGTGGCGCCTGTGCCGCTGGTCAAGGCTTCCTCGGCCACCGCCTGA
- a CDS encoding SCO3933 family regulatory protein yields MRQIPVDTSGAVVMVAKPPQVKVRDRRTGEIATDAETGARLMTVDVMFAANEEVEILSITVPEPGISGELAMGTPVALTGLIARPWENDFNGQRRHGIAFRAVAVTSLVGAAAGSKAA; encoded by the coding sequence GTGCGTCAGATTCCCGTCGACACCTCTGGCGCGGTCGTGATGGTCGCCAAGCCCCCGCAGGTCAAGGTGCGTGATCGCCGTACCGGCGAGATTGCCACCGACGCTGAGACCGGGGCGCGACTGATGACGGTGGACGTGATGTTCGCGGCGAACGAGGAGGTGGAGATTCTTTCCATCACGGTCCCGGAGCCGGGCATCTCCGGTGAGCTGGCCATGGGCACGCCTGTCGCGCTGACCGGTCTGATCGCCCGTCCGTGGGAGAACGACTTCAACGGCCAGAGGCGGCACGGCATCGCGTTCCGCGCGGTCGCGGTCACGTCGCTCGTCGGCGCCGCCGCTGGGTCCAAGGCGGCGTGA
- a CDS encoding GntR family transcriptional regulator, which translates to MQIADEIVQQIRAGVLKPGDMVPSESELVERYGVSGGTIRKAMVEVRASGLVETRHGKGSIVKNRPPVRHRSSDRFRRSLRQGGQAAYLAESAQSGAAAKVSVLYIGPMEAPEDAAERLGVSAGTQVLARRRLYFRNGTPVETATSYLPWDVVKDIPELFAENPGGGGIYARLEDHGHEFAEFVETLQARPASKAEAVELALSPGAPVVHLIREARTTAGLVVEVCDTLMAADQFVFEYRIPADD; encoded by the coding sequence GTGCAGATCGCGGATGAGATCGTGCAGCAGATCCGGGCGGGGGTCCTCAAGCCCGGTGACATGGTGCCGAGTGAGTCCGAGCTGGTGGAGCGCTATGGCGTGTCCGGTGGGACGATCCGTAAGGCCATGGTCGAGGTACGGGCGAGTGGGCTGGTCGAGACCCGGCACGGCAAGGGCTCGATCGTGAAGAACCGGCCCCCGGTGCGCCACCGCTCCTCCGACCGCTTCCGGCGCTCGCTCCGGCAGGGAGGGCAGGCGGCCTACCTTGCGGAGTCCGCGCAATCCGGGGCCGCGGCCAAGGTGAGCGTCCTCTACATCGGCCCCATGGAGGCGCCCGAGGATGCCGCCGAGCGGTTGGGTGTTTCCGCCGGGACACAAGTGCTGGCTCGTCGGCGCCTGTACTTCCGTAACGGCACACCGGTCGAGACCGCCACGTCCTACCTGCCCTGGGACGTCGTGAAGGACATCCCTGAGCTGTTCGCCGAGAACCCCGGTGGGGGTGGCATCTACGCTCGGCTCGAAGACCACGGGCACGAGTTCGCGGAGTTCGTCGAGACGCTGCAAGCGCGGCCGGCCTCCAAGGCGGAGGCGGTGGAGCTGGCGTTGAGCCCGGGTGCTCCGGTGGTCCACCTGATCCGGGAGGCCCGTACGACCGCGGGTCTGGTGGTCGAGGTGTGCGACACCCTCATGGCTGCTGACCAGTTCGTTTTCGAGTACCGGATCCCTGCGGACGACTGA
- a CDS encoding NUDIX hydrolase, translating to MLLCMSQPQEASAPTLHSVSVAGAVVREDGRLLAIRRADNGTWELPGGILELDETPEAGVAREVLEETGIHVEVDELTGVYKNMTRGVIALVFRCKPSGGTERTSSESTAVSWLTPDEVSARMSEVYSVRLLDALDGNGPHIRSHDGKHLIPTG from the coding sequence ATGCTCCTCTGCATGAGTCAACCACAGGAAGCGAGCGCCCCTACCCTGCACTCCGTGTCCGTAGCCGGCGCGGTGGTGCGCGAGGACGGCCGCCTCCTGGCGATCCGCCGAGCCGACAACGGCACCTGGGAACTCCCCGGCGGCATCCTCGAACTCGACGAGACCCCGGAGGCCGGCGTAGCTCGCGAGGTCCTCGAGGAGACCGGCATCCACGTCGAGGTCGACGAGCTCACCGGCGTCTACAAGAACATGACCCGAGGCGTCATCGCCCTGGTCTTCCGCTGCAAGCCCTCCGGCGGCACAGAACGCACGTCCAGCGAGTCCACCGCGGTTTCCTGGCTCACCCCGGACGAGGTCAGCGCCCGCATGTCCGAGGTCTACTCAGTCAGACTCCTGGACGCCTTGGACGGCAATGGCCCCCACATCCGAAGCCACGACGGCAAGCACCTCATCCCAACGGGATAA
- a CDS encoding DNA cytosine methyltransferase, which yields MSKTDGGPQQAMHPQPTAIDLFSGAGGASLGLVRAGFNLRLSVDLHPMYGETHAANLPGQFLAADLKELDAEKIANTAAIKVDELDVLFAGPPCQGFSMLGSRVIWDERNNLFKEVLRVGAALRPKAIVIENVPGLVTLANGAYLRAILEGLKKIGYEASCAELLAAAYGAPQMRWRLIIVAWREDLGIPHGYGFPQPTHGSSPIGHLLPNCSILPEELRGFVTAREALGDLPAIEAGGQSDVYRGNPESAYQKTMRQGLTTELYNHYAAALSAVNLERLALLKPGQDWRDLPYDLLPPGMQRAKRKDHTRRYRRMTWDGIPRSVVTRFRDPKTGEYTHPEQDRTISIREAARLQGFPDNFIFHGTRSSQYEQVGNAVPVPLAEAIAAEVRRCLSGELGERLDKPFSRRPVPLIGSHGELIEQAMLNF from the coding sequence ATGAGTAAGACGGATGGTGGCCCTCAGCAGGCGATGCACCCGCAACCCACCGCAATCGACCTCTTCAGCGGAGCTGGCGGGGCCTCACTTGGTCTCGTTCGGGCTGGCTTCAACCTCCGCCTGTCGGTTGATCTTCACCCCATGTACGGAGAAACTCACGCCGCGAACCTTCCAGGTCAATTCTTGGCTGCGGACCTCAAAGAGCTCGACGCAGAAAAGATCGCGAATACCGCGGCCATCAAAGTTGACGAACTCGACGTGCTCTTCGCAGGACCACCATGCCAGGGATTCTCGATGCTTGGTTCACGAGTGATATGGGATGAGCGGAATAATCTATTCAAAGAGGTATTGAGGGTCGGAGCAGCGCTTAGACCGAAAGCGATCGTTATCGAAAACGTTCCGGGTCTCGTCACCCTCGCCAATGGCGCATACCTTCGCGCCATCCTTGAAGGCCTCAAGAAGATTGGTTATGAAGCTTCATGCGCCGAGCTTCTAGCAGCGGCTTACGGCGCTCCCCAGATGCGCTGGCGGCTCATCATCGTTGCGTGGCGAGAAGACCTCGGAATTCCGCATGGATACGGATTCCCTCAACCTACACATGGCTCCAGCCCAATCGGCCACCTACTTCCCAATTGCAGCATTCTCCCTGAAGAGCTCAGAGGTTTCGTGACCGCCCGCGAAGCGCTTGGCGACCTCCCAGCAATTGAAGCAGGAGGACAATCAGACGTCTACAGGGGAAACCCGGAGTCTGCATACCAGAAGACGATGCGTCAAGGGCTTACAACCGAGCTATACAACCATTACGCCGCTGCACTCTCAGCGGTAAACCTTGAACGGTTGGCACTGCTTAAGCCCGGCCAGGATTGGCGCGATCTACCTTACGATCTCCTCCCCCCTGGTATGCAACGAGCTAAGAGGAAAGATCACACACGCCGGTACCGCCGCATGACCTGGGATGGGATTCCGCGCTCCGTTGTGACGAGGTTCCGCGACCCGAAGACTGGCGAGTACACACACCCTGAGCAGGACCGAACGATCAGCATTCGCGAAGCTGCACGCCTTCAAGGTTTCCCGGACAACTTCATTTTCCATGGAACCCGCTCCAGCCAATATGAGCAGGTCGGTAACGCCGTGCCTGTCCCGTTGGCTGAAGCCATCGCAGCCGAGGTGCGACGCTGCTTGTCCGGGGAGCTGGGCGAGCGGCTGGACAAGCCCTTCAGCCGACGACCGGTACCCCTCATCGGCAGTCACGGGGAGCTGATTGAGCAGGCCATGCTCAATTTTTGA
- a CDS encoding IS630 family transposase (programmed frameshift), with product MRYPQGGGLTAERQQFREELRLKAAERFAQGEASSVIAKDLRVSVRSVQRWRQVWDEGGPRALRSQGPASLPRLTQKQFAQLETELAKGPAAHGWEDQRWTLSRVKTVIGRRFHLAYTVQGVRKLLVRNGWSCQVPARRAMERDDDAVRVGQGGVALRGRLAAVSGAWLIFEDEAGFSMTPPQAKTWSQRGRTPVVRVRGRSRRRISIAALTCYKPGHRSRLIYRPRRDDGPRDGRKSFSWRDYRDLLIAAHQQLGGPIVLVWDNLNVHKAADLREWAAARDWLTIYYLPPYAPGLNPVEGIWSLLRRGWLSNVAFSTPEHLVQRIRRGLRHIQYRSDLIDGCLAETGLAIRPA from the exons ATGCGGTATCCACAAGGGGGCGGCCTGACCGCCGAACGGCAGCAGTTCCGCGAGGAGTTACGGCTGAAGGCGGCTGAGAGGTTCGCCCAGGGTGAGGCGAGCTCGGTGATCGCCAAGGACCTGCGCGTCAGCGTCCGCTCGGTGCAGCGGTGGCGGCAGGTGTGGGACGAGGGCGGTCCGCGGGCTCTGCGGTCGCAGGGGCCGGCGTCGCTGCCGCGACTGACTCAAAAGCAGTTCGCCCAGCTGGAGACAGAGCTGGCCAAGGGCCCGGCCGCTCACGGCTGGGAGGACCAGCGGTGGACCCTGAGCCGCGTGAAGACGGTGATCGGCCGGCGCTTCCACCTGGCCTACACGGTCCAGGGCGTGCGCAAGCTGCTGGTCCGTAACGGATGGTCCTGCCAGGTCCCGGCCCGACGCGCCATGGAACGGGACGACGATGCGGTG CGGGTGGGTCAAGGAGGTGTGGCCCTGCGCGGAAGGCTCGCGGCGGTGAGTGGAGCCTGGCTGATCTTCGAGGACGAGGCCGGATTCTCCATGACGCCGCCGCAGGCGAAGACCTGGTCCCAGCGCGGCCGAACCCCGGTGGTGCGGGTACGCGGCCGTTCACGCAGACGGATATCGATCGCCGCGCTGACCTGCTACAAACCAGGCCACCGGTCCCGGCTGATCTACCGGCCGCGCCGGGACGACGGCCCGCGCGACGGACGCAAGAGCTTCTCCTGGCGCGACTACCGGGACCTGCTGATCGCCGCCCACCAGCAGCTCGGCGGCCCGATCGTCCTCGTCTGGGACAACCTGAACGTCCACAAAGCCGCCGACCTGCGGGAATGGGCGGCAGCCCGGGACTGGCTGACCATTTACTACCTACCGCCCTACGCACCCGGCCTCAACCCCGTCGAAGGGATCTGGTCACTGCTGCGGCGCGGCTGGCTCTCCAACGTCGCGTTCAGCACTCCCGAACACCTCGTCCAGCGCATCCGACGCGGCCTACGGCACATCCAGTACCGCAGCGACCTCATAGACGGCTGCCTCGCCGAGACCGGCCTGGCCATCCGACCCGCCTGA
- a CDS encoding GntR family transcriptional regulator, whose protein sequence is MPPRHRDIADDLRQQIATGHLQPGERLPSETVLAERYAVSTVTLRHALAALQGEGLVEKIHGKGNFVRRPLRKIMYVGGWGILDPWTAAEPALRVTVRSTTVQAHGHLATLLKVPVGSSLAELSCLNLEGETPHGLARTYMPCDLVPAGLLDDDSAYRAAATRFAVLSLTPAAVRESVCARPPTPDEASALRIGPASAVLSLTRIATDSTDRVVEAAFLAFPGDRVDAVFTTHHVIDERQTQG, encoded by the coding sequence ATGCCTCCTCGCCACCGCGACATCGCAGACGACCTCCGGCAACAGATCGCTACCGGTCACCTTCAACCCGGCGAACGGCTGCCGTCCGAAACCGTCCTGGCCGAGAGATACGCGGTCAGCACGGTGACGCTGCGGCATGCCCTTGCGGCGCTGCAGGGCGAAGGCCTTGTCGAGAAGATCCACGGCAAGGGCAACTTCGTTCGCCGTCCCTTACGCAAGATCATGTACGTCGGCGGCTGGGGCATCCTGGACCCCTGGACCGCCGCCGAGCCGGCCTTACGCGTCACCGTTCGCAGCACCACGGTTCAGGCGCACGGCCACCTCGCGACCCTCCTGAAGGTGCCCGTGGGTAGTTCCCTCGCGGAGCTCTCCTGCCTCAACCTCGAAGGGGAGACGCCGCACGGCCTGGCCCGTACCTACATGCCGTGCGACCTGGTCCCGGCCGGACTGCTCGACGACGACTCGGCGTACCGAGCGGCGGCCACAAGGTTCGCCGTACTGAGCCTGACGCCGGCTGCCGTCCGAGAGTCGGTGTGCGCTCGTCCCCCGACACCGGATGAAGCGTCGGCTCTCCGGATCGGCCCCGCGTCGGCAGTCCTCTCCCTCACCCGCATCGCCACCGACTCCACCGACCGCGTCGTCGAAGCCGCCTTCCTGGCCTTCCCGGGAGATCGCGTCGACGCCGTCTTCACCACCCATCACGTGATCGACGAGAGGCAGACCCAAGGATGA
- a CDS encoding GntR family transcriptional regulator produces the protein MSQQPPYLRVADELRRRIAEHEWEPGDRLPSRAQIGEEYGVGENVVRRAQELLISQGVLEGRPGSGTYVAEPRQRMRMVRSSARERPDGSPFRADMKAVGRQADWESRTDAKVPAPADIAARLGIDEGELCVRTSYEFLADGRPVQLSTSWEPYDLTAGTLVVLPEGGPHAGAGVVNRMAAIGVTVSHAVEQLEPRQATAEEASLLGIQKAALVTHIRRTYYSDQGRPVETADIVVPAAHCEIVYEIPINR, from the coding sequence ATGTCTCAGCAGCCGCCCTATCTCCGCGTCGCCGACGAGCTCCGGCGGCGCATCGCGGAGCACGAGTGGGAGCCGGGAGACCGCCTGCCCTCCCGCGCCCAGATCGGCGAGGAGTACGGCGTGGGCGAGAACGTGGTCCGCCGGGCTCAGGAGCTGCTGATCTCCCAGGGTGTGTTGGAGGGCCGTCCCGGATCGGGCACGTACGTCGCCGAGCCCCGGCAACGGATGCGGATGGTTCGTTCGTCGGCGCGGGAAAGGCCCGACGGATCGCCGTTCCGGGCGGACATGAAGGCAGTCGGCAGGCAGGCCGACTGGGAGAGCCGGACGGACGCCAAGGTGCCGGCTCCGGCGGACATCGCCGCGCGGCTCGGAATCGACGAAGGCGAGCTGTGTGTCCGGACCTCGTACGAGTTCCTGGCGGACGGCAGGCCGGTACAGCTGTCGACGAGTTGGGAGCCGTACGACCTCACGGCCGGCACTCTCGTCGTGCTGCCGGAGGGCGGCCCCCACGCGGGCGCGGGAGTCGTGAACCGCATGGCGGCGATCGGAGTCACCGTCAGCCACGCCGTGGAGCAGCTGGAGCCGCGGCAGGCCACGGCCGAGGAGGCGTCGCTACTCGGCATCCAGAAAGCCGCGCTCGTGACGCACATCCGGCGGACGTACTACAGCGACCAGGGGCGACCCGTGGAGACGGCGGACATCGTGGTGCCCGCCGCTCACTGCGAGATCGTCTACGAGATTCCGATCAACCGGTGA
- a CDS encoding cold shock domain-containing protein yields MSRRRGTRKVAAVVLATVREWRDEEGWGVLDSPETPGGCFGHYADIQAPGFRTLSPGQQVDLVWEAPGFKQDGYDYRAVNIVPRPV; encoded by the coding sequence ATGAGTCGCCGCAGAGGGACCCGTAAGGTCGCCGCAGTCGTGCTCGCGACTGTGCGTGAGTGGAGGGACGAGGAGGGTTGGGGCGTCCTCGACTCACCCGAGACTCCCGGAGGATGCTTCGGACACTATGCCGACATTCAGGCGCCCGGCTTTCGCACGCTGTCACCAGGGCAACAGGTCGATCTCGTCTGGGAAGCACCCGGCTTCAAGCAGGACGGGTACGACTACCGCGCGGTGAACATCGTCCCCAGGCCCGTCTGA
- a CDS encoding class II glutamine amidotransferase, translated as MCRWIAYSGTPVLLSQVLFQPEHSLIDQSLHSRMGVETTNGDGFGIGWYPQDTGTADPAVLRDVGPAWNDRNLQEVAHHTRSGLFFGHIRASTGTAVQQSNCHPFRSGRWLWMHNGMISGFRRIRRDLALAVDPALYPDIEGSTDSEVMFFLALTLGLPDDPPGAVARMAGLVETTAQSHGIPHPLQMTVAVTDGERVWAFRYSSEGRSRSLYVSTRVGTLRALHPDVSFLHELSDETRLVVSEPLGNLPGAWNEVPESSYGVVEPGGGALHRFRPRYAEGTGSRE; from the coding sequence ATGTGCCGCTGGATCGCCTACTCGGGCACACCCGTTCTCCTCAGCCAGGTCCTGTTCCAGCCGGAGCACTCCCTGATCGACCAGAGTCTCCACTCCCGCATGGGCGTGGAGACGACCAATGGAGACGGCTTCGGTATCGGCTGGTACCCGCAGGACACGGGCACCGCCGATCCGGCGGTCCTGCGCGACGTGGGCCCGGCCTGGAACGACCGCAACTTGCAGGAAGTCGCCCACCACACGCGCTCCGGGCTGTTCTTCGGGCACATCAGGGCATCGACGGGGACGGCGGTGCAGCAGAGCAACTGCCATCCCTTCCGGAGCGGTCGGTGGCTGTGGATGCACAACGGGATGATCAGTGGGTTCCGTCGGATTCGGCGTGATCTCGCCCTGGCCGTCGATCCGGCCCTGTACCCCGACATCGAGGGCTCCACCGACTCCGAGGTCATGTTCTTCCTCGCCCTGACCCTCGGTCTGCCCGACGACCCGCCCGGGGCGGTGGCGCGCATGGCGGGTCTTGTCGAGACGACCGCTCAGTCGCACGGAATCCCCCACCCGCTGCAAATGACCGTCGCGGTGACCGACGGCGAGCGCGTGTGGGCCTTCCGTTATTCCAGTGAAGGCCGTTCGCGGTCGTTGTACGTCAGCACGAGGGTGGGCACCCTGCGCGCACTCCACCCGGACGTGTCGTTCCTGCATGAGCTGTCCGACGAGACCCGTCTCGTCGTGTCGGAGCCCCTGGGTAACCTGCCGGGGGCGTGGAACGAGGTGCCCGAGAGCAGCTACGGCGTCGTCGAGCCGGGCGGGGGCGCGCTGCACCGCTTCAGGCCCCGGTACGCCGAAGGGACGGGGTCGCGGGAGTGA